Part of the Lucilia cuprina isolate Lc7/37 chromosome 5, ASM2204524v1, whole genome shotgun sequence genome is shown below.
CAaactatttttagattttttcagttttataatattgcaGAGGGCAATTGTTTTATACAGCAACAAATCAAAGAGAATAAAAAGTGTGTTAGAAAACTCTTAAACAGATTTAATAAAAGCAAATCAAAACAATATAAAGTTGAataaagagatagatagatagatagatagatagatagatagatagatagatagatagatagatagatagatagatagatagatagatagatagatagatagatagatagatagatagatagatagatagatagatagatagataaataaatagataaataaataaataaatagatagataggattAAATTGTCTCTCATTTAAATCTCATTTCATTTTCCTCCAAACTACTTCCAGTCATGGTTAATGAAACTAACAAACCCCAAGAAGCTCTAGAAAACGAACAATTGGGACAACGTTTGGACGCTTCCAATCAAGCTTTGGCCGATATGCAAGCTGAACATCGTCAGCTGCTCGAGGAAATGGAACAGTTGCGCAAACGGGCTGAAGATTTACAGCGTCTTCGAGAACAACAAGAACGTGAGGATGAGGAAAGGAGACAGCAATATCAACAAAGTATTGCCGAAGCTGCAGCAAGTTTAGAAACTTTAGAATCTTTACAAAATACTACTGATGAAACCACAGAGGAAAATAGCGAGGAAGCCACAGCAGAAGATGCTGAATATATTAACGAGAAATTAAAGGAAATTGCTCGTTTGAAGGCTCAATTCAAAAGAGTCCAACACATGATCAATACTACCGAATTAATCGAGAATCATATCAGTAAACATGAAGCGGCAGAAAAGACTAACCAGGAAGCAACGACTAAGCCTAAGCCATCTGCTAAACCAGCAACTGCTGCTACAGCTGCT
Proteins encoded:
- the LOC111682736 gene encoding uncharacterized protein KIAA2012 is translated as MVNETNKPQEALENEQLGQRLDASNQALADMQAEHRQLLEEMEQLRKRAEDLQRLREQQEREDEERRQQYQQSIAEAAASLETLESLQNTTDETTEENSEEATAEDAEYINEKLKEIARLKAQFKRVQHMINTTELIENHISKHEAAEKTNQEATTKPKPSAKPATAATAAVTTSASLPLPATIQLPTPIELPTMPEMPTIADLEAATTSDEKEQLILTMLNMFQDFSTDLKSQADNLRAERQRIKELKESIIRSRKEPPK